Within Thunnus thynnus chromosome 15, fThuThy2.1, whole genome shotgun sequence, the genomic segment ttaaagaattaaataaGCAACTGCAGGGTTTAGTTGAAGTTTTAGTCATCTAAAAAATAGCTCCTGGACTGGTCAAtaatggtttttgtttttaaaatagctGCAAATAATCAGGAAAAGACATGGTGGGACATTTCTGAAACTATCGTCTTTGAAATTGtatcttaaaataaatgtttttaattgaacTATTTACGTTTTTATACCTGAATGTATCTCGCTTTGATTTATAGTGTTCAATGATACATTTTCTATGATATAAGTGTTATTCCTGTAACTTAGTTATTGACTGCTGATGTAAATCATAATTACCATAAAtacactttattattattaaagcaattacctgattaatcaattagtcaatcaacagaaaattaatggacaacaattttgataactgtTTAAGCCAAATAGGCTAAACGGTAGCTGGTTCCcacttctcagatgtgaggatttgctgtttttttctgttccatTTGATTGTACAtcgaatatatttgggttttggactgtttgatGTCACCTTATGCtctctgggaacttgtgatgagcattttttaatattttacaacatGTTATAGGTTaaaagattaatcgattaattgaaaaaataactaGAATAAGACTTTCTTATACTTGCTTTGCAGAATCTTATGTTTCTAttgtcttctgtgtgtgttagagCACTACATGCCTCactctgctgcagcagcaggaggaggaggaggaggagggtatCTGGATGCCTATGAGGTCTCTTTTCCTCCGGAGGAGTGTATAGACAGACCGCCTGCCTATCACCTGAACCACAGCCAGCAGATGATGGACGGTACAGTACACCACATCTACTATTCATGACCACTTTTATAATGTGCAGTAACACACTGTGGTGGCATTTggattatatattttaaaaaattaaaaggatgggttcacaatttttcaacagTTAGGTGTTCagactggctgttaaaagatctcCTTTAAATGCACTTTCgctgtaagtgatggaggccaaaatccacagtgtgtcatttaaaagtagatgtgaagcttatatgaggcttcagcagtctgagttagtcatatcaagtggatatctgacacatttgagctgcggtggaagtaaagtaacaaaaagagggactttggcaccaAAAAGACTGtgacgttgaaagatatctacttgatttgactcatttggacgctgaagcttcttattcgcttcagataaactttggaataCAATGTtacacaaaacaaggactgtagattttggacctcatcacttacattgtaagtgcattatgaagggtcTAAACCTATTTCAATATCGTATGACACATATATGTCTGTAAATATAACATCTAACTGTAATGGTATTTATGGGGAATATTGAAGTTAAAGATTCATTTCTTTTCCTTAAGTCTACTGTATTATCCTTCTCAAATTCATCTTGAATAgcttcacttttcttttcttctccatgtTTATTAACTCTCCTCTCCTGCAGTGCCCGTGGTGCAGGAGTCTCCTCACTCTCAGTACAGCCCTTTCATCCTGGTCTCTAACCTGCGGGCTCACCTGTACGTCGCTCTGGAGAAGAACACCTGGCTGCAGAAGCACATTGAGGAACTGGAGGAGGAACGCAACTTCCTGCGCTGTCAGCTGGACCGCCTCATCGTCAGCATGAGGAGTCCGGAGGGTGAGGCATCAGGAAACACATCCAACTTATTAAGCACTTAAAGGATTTgcctgctgattttctatatttttcttattgtcaacaaatctcatgtgctgtagacctccgttgttgtccaaaaactattaaaaacacgtcagtgagccacactgttgctctgggtgacatgttcctttaccATGAAGATTacggtcatgttagtttgttgtgttacatatcacaacctcttgactttgtgctacattataaatttctcaaagaacttcagtgcaaagtcaagaggttgtgatttgtagcacaacaagctagtgaagctctgtaaacagaacatgCTCAGTGGCTTCCGCctcacacagaactactctcctaagactgaaaatgtgatgctgttattagtctttggagccatttctaaacaaactaacgtgaccaaactcttcataatgaaggaacatgtcacccagtgcagcggtgtggctaaTAAgaaatatcaggctttggatacacacacaatacttgtaagtagatcaattcattgtttgtttggctctACACaggagatttgttgacaatatgaaaaatatagaaaattggcAGCcatagacaaaaaaatgaaattaatagacaaacattaaaatatgtttatttgttgtttttttaaatctgatttgtgtctttgtttatcATCTGATATTTGGGGTTTATTTTAGATGATGTCACAGACCACTTGAGTTATTTTGGCTTCGTGAACctcattttctcatcttttcttgctttgatATGGAGCCGGGGGGGCACCATTgaggataaaacaaacaaatttgtgcttttgatttaataatttatattataataatataataagttATGTTGTGTAATTAGTGTTCTCGATTTATCTATTTTGCTTGTTCCCTTCCTGTAGAGGGCACCAAACGCCTTCAATCAGCAGGAAGTTTGAAGAAAGCGATGAGGAAGACATTTGCCCTGTAACGTTAGTTACTTTTTTACGTGCTGATGTATGTTGAATTAACTTGTTTGATTTACTTCAGGTTTGTTAGCAATCCTGAACCCAAATCCTGAGTTTTTATGAATCAGATGACATCCTGAGGAgcataaaagctttttttttacattgaagGGATTTCAGAGATAACAAAGTGTTGAAGTTGAAGTTTATCCACACATCTTAGTCCAAGATCAATAAAACCTTATGAAGGTTGATCCATAGTGAGGGTGTTTTCCGGAACTAGGGATGGCGTTAAAAATCAGAAGCacaaattagttatttttttctccatggccTCTCTCGGGCTCCGCACTCTGTTGATTAgttacactgaaaaataaatattgttatcattattattatgaacaGTGACAGAGTGGTGTGGAGACCCCCAACATGCTGTGAATGTCCAGCCCgtcatctctccctcccctccctcacccATGACCACCAGGTCTGGAATGACCCTCAAACGCCTGCAGGTACCGGGACCTCGGACCCGCCGCAGCACTGCCATCCCTGGTGAGGAACCACTTTCATATGTTAGAATTATTGAACTAATTTGCAGTTCAGCAGGTTTCAAATATCACACTGTAAACTAAAATGGAGACAGACTCGAAACATGACGACAGTTTTGTGCTACAGTCAAGCAGGAGTTTCACCTGGAGGAGGATAAATACTACACCGAGGACGAGTacatggaggaagaggaagagggggaggaagaggacgaCTCGTCGGTGGAGACGGGCTCGAAGAAGAAGGGACGAGGACGAGCCAAAGGAGAGCcgaggatgaagatgaggaggatCTTTAGGATCACCCACGgcagggagaggcagagaggtgaGAGTCATGTGACAAACCTCCTTCATACTGTTTCCCAGAATGATTCGTCCTGATGTATTAAACCAAGCAGCTTAATGATAATGATGTGCAAGTTTTAAAGTGTGTtcagaataaacaaaaaatatttaattttttattttttatacagaCAACACAATTGCATACAAAGTTAATGGAAAGATGAGAGTGGATGCAAACTAAAAGTGGCcaaattcatacaaataaagtCAGGCTGCAACAAacgattatttccattatcgaTTAGTCTGACGATCAGTTGCTCGTTTAGTCATTTGGTTTTTAATATGGCAGAAAATTTCCCAGatcccaagatgcaacctaaaatacccaaagatattctgtttactatcataaaggacttaagaaactagaaaatagtcacatttaagaagctggaaccagataagTTTagcttttctttcttaaaaGAAAGAATCAAAATGACTAATCGACTCATCGActtatcattgcagctctaaaataaaGTGTTCAATCTGAATACATGTTTAAGTTTCActcaagaaaataaatgcaggTGTTCTTGAAGTAAAGAAAGGTTGAGAGTCTTTATGAAGTTACCACCTGTGTAAATATGTGACTTAATCTGGTAAATACTGTAATTACTGCAGATTATTTAGCAGCAACCGAAACTGTGTTAATTTGTCTGTAATCCTCTCTGAGATACATGTTCATCTGTCTCATCTCATATACCTCTTTCCTGTTTTCTCTTCACTCTCTCCTCAGTCAAAGACCCAGACGGGGTTCTGATTCGTTACAAGAAGATCCTGTCCACCTACCAGCGAGTGAGGAGCATGTCCCGAGCCTTCCAGATCCACGGAGTCGACCGAAACACGATGGCGTCCACCTCCCCGATCGCTGAGCTGCTCCTGGTGGCGCCAGAGAAGGTCTGAAATAAACGTTTCTGTTCATGATAAAAGGAAATATAACAATTTCCACATTCCTATGCATGGCAGATCTGTTGCCTTTTGATGTTGTAAGTATTTAGTtcatggctgcaactaatgctaatgatttttttcattatctattaatctgctgattattttcttgattaatcgtttagtctatgaaatgttaaaaaatagtgaaaaaatagTGTTCACAGTTTCTTAGAAGCCACGATGGTGTCTTCaattagcttgttttgtctgattagcAGTTCAAAACcttaaaatattcaattcactgtcaaatgtgacaaagaaatacagcaaatggtcacatatgagaagctgcaaccaggaaatgtttgacatttttgattgaaaaatgactgaaacagtCATTCGATTATCAGAATAATTGCTTTTCTCTTGATTAACAAAATGATTAACAGATGAATCGTTTCAACTCTAATTTAGTTAATTCTGGGCTGtaaaattctttctttttttttttaaatcacaattaaTAAATGAAGTTTTGAAATTAGTTATTTAATCTTTGGATGATGCTTAAAATGGATCCTACACATAAAACTGTACACTGAACACATTTTCTGgtcattcatttaaattattattcattattagttcatctgttgattattttttctcaattaattaattaattaaacatttggtctataaaacatcagaaaactgtgaaatatttccagTTTCCCAGTctccaaggtgatgtcttcaaatgttttcttttgtccgaccaaacagtctgaaaccccaaaaatattcagtttaccatgaTGTAAGATCAAGAAGATGCAACAAAATCTCACCTTGAGAAACTGGAACTATCAAATTTTTGGCATTGTTGCTtagaaaatgactaaaatgattcattaatGGACTCAATGTACTAATCAACTAAACATTGCAGGTTTAAAATTAAAGAAACTGTCATTGGAGGGTTTCTCTGTTCTCTTAACAAAATGTTCCCTCGCTGCTTAAATGTCTAACAGTCTCTGTGCCGTATTGCAATTTATATTGCAGTTAAAAATTTGGGGGAAATTATTGAAAAGCAATTATTTGCTTTAAATTGATTCAGAGCGACTCAGTGAGTGCAGCAGATGAATGAGGGTTGTAATTTAGTTGAGGCTTTGGAGAAAGTAAAGTTTGctgttttgagacatttctgaacatttctaaagtgagtTAGTTAGTTATAAAGGTCAAAAGGTTGAGGCCAGATGAATCTAATCATTTGTTTAGGTTTCTCTCTTGACCCTTTTCATTTTCCACATCTGCAGGTGGCGGAGGTCGGGGAGTTCGAGGCGTCTAAGGAGAAACTTTTAGATTACGCCCGGCGGTGCTACAAGACGATGGACGATCAGACGCACGCCAAAGTCCAGGCCATGAAGAAGACTCACAAGCTGCTGCCGATCTCCTACAGGTTCAGGAACTGAGGAGAAGAATAAAGGTTAAATTCGTTGGGGTGGTTTGCACACTTCAGATATAGTGTTgaggctttgtttgtttttttcattgcttGAACATAAGAAGAAAAGATTAGAAACATGAGGTCAAGAAGCCAAATCACAGGATTAACTTAGTTTGAATATAGTTTAAGATTTCTGACAACATGCTGCTTGTTTTTCATTGAATTTATTGTGCAGCTGTTTATAGTCGGCAGGGAtatgattttgtctttttcactgGAGGTTGAAGTTACTTGAAGTCACTTACTGCTTTACCTCAGGAATTAACTACAGTAGGTTAAAGATGCAAAATATTGTGAATTATTGGACACAAGTTTTCACCTCAGAGAGAACTGATTTAGTTTCCATGCCTGAAATCATGTTTTAGAGCAGGTATACAAACAGTGAAGGACAAAGAGTCTTTAATTTATGGAAGAATATTTTTGATCTGGTTGTAATGAAAGATCCCAGATTTTTGTTTGAGTGGCCTTTAATTAGtttcaccttttgttttctatctgatgagagagaaatatttattttctttatgagTTTTTGACAGTATTTTATAGTTGTTTGCACAATATGTACATTTGATTtatattattgaaaaaaattgtTCATGTATCTAATGCCTGAGTTACATATTGTATTTAAGTTGGTCACatgaatgtatttatgttgaATTATATGATAACAAAGCTTAAAATGTCACTAAATGGAATAAAGTAAATGACGTGTgattgttttgggtttttttttttaaagtcaggaTGTGATTGATGAGAATTTGTGAATGAAAGTATTAATTTAACCTTTTGAATCCAGAGTTCAGAAGAGAATATCAGCAATAATAAGACAGCAGACTGGCTGCCTGCTTAGACATGATAAGTTACACAGTTTGtcacatttcaaacatttaacaGATGCTCTTATCAAGGCTCTGCAACAGTGATTCAGCTGAGAAAACATCCTTTGAATTGTTATTAAAATTGATGAAGGGCTGGAGAACGAAATTAGACttctaatctttttttttaatagtagTTACAGCAATACTAGTGCActgtgcatatactgtatgacatGTTTAACAGCAGGCTGCAGCTCCCTCCAGTGGACGAAGGTGATACTGCACCGGTTCACTTATGACAAACCACAGGAGACACTACGTGATCCAGAAAAGCTCACCACAAAGCAGAACTTATATTGTAGGGAAATTTTTATTTAGGAtgtgttgtatattttatgaaatatttaaaatagacTTCTAACATATAAAACCTTTCATTTCAAACAGGCATTTTaactcaaaatgtgtttctgtgtctgaattAAAATCCCAGGAaggtatttgaaaagtttaaagTAAACTGTGGTCAAACGTGTGCTGACATTCTTTTCATGATCCGAGACTCTTAGATCCGAGGAAGGCAAATCTTAATCCTACAGCaaacaataacattttagaCAATAGCATTCTTTATGGCCACAGTTTGTGGAT encodes:
- the LOC137198275 gene encoding coiled-coil domain-containing protein 106-like isoform X2, whose product is MPHSAAAAGGGGGGGYLDAYEVSFPPEECIDRPPAYHLNHSQQMMDVPVVQESPHSQYSPFILVSNLRAHLYVALEKNTWLQKHIEELEEERNFLRCQLDRLIVSMRSPEVTEWCGDPQHAVNVQPVISPSPPSPMTTRSGMTLKRLQVPGPRTRRSTAIPVKQEFHLEEDKYYTEDEYMEEEEEGEEEDDSSVETGSKKKGRGRAKGEPRMKMRRIFRITHGRERQRVKDPDGVLIRYKKILSTYQRVRSMSRAFQIHGVDRNTMASTSPIAELLLVAPEKVAEVGEFEASKEKLLDYARRCYKTMDDQTHAKVQAMKKTHKLLPISYRFRN
- the LOC137198275 gene encoding coiled-coil domain-containing protein 106-like isoform X1; protein product: MNPPTTRDDTNPPEHYMPHSAAAAGGGGGGGYLDAYEVSFPPEECIDRPPAYHLNHSQQMMDVPVVQESPHSQYSPFILVSNLRAHLYVALEKNTWLQKHIEELEEERNFLRCQLDRLIVSMRSPEVTEWCGDPQHAVNVQPVISPSPPSPMTTRSGMTLKRLQVPGPRTRRSTAIPVKQEFHLEEDKYYTEDEYMEEEEEGEEEDDSSVETGSKKKGRGRAKGEPRMKMRRIFRITHGRERQRVKDPDGVLIRYKKILSTYQRVRSMSRAFQIHGVDRNTMASTSPIAELLLVAPEKVAEVGEFEASKEKLLDYARRCYKTMDDQTHAKVQAMKKTHKLLPISYRFRN